The Anoplopoma fimbria isolate UVic2021 breed Golden Eagle Sablefish chromosome 5, Afim_UVic_2022, whole genome shotgun sequence genome contains a region encoding:
- the mapk8b gene encoding LOW QUALITY PROTEIN: mitogen-activated protein kinase 8 (The sequence of the model RefSeq protein was modified relative to this genomic sequence to represent the inferred CDS: inserted 1 base in 1 codon; deleted 2 bases in 1 codon), giving the protein MNRNKREKEYYSIDVGDSTFMVLKRYQNLRPIGSGAQGIVCSAYDHNFERNVAIKKLSRPFQNQTHAKRAYRELVLMKCVNHKNIIGLLNVFTPQKTLEEFQDVYLVMELMDANLCQVIQMELDHERLSYLLYQMLCGIKHLHAAGIIHRDLKPSNIVVKSDCTLKILDFGLARTAATGLLMTPYVVTRYYRAPEVILGMGYQANVDVWSVGCIMAEMVRGSVLFPGTDHIDQWNKVIEQLGTPSQEFLMKLNQSVRTYVENRPRYAGYSFEKLFPDVLFPADSEHNKLKASQARDLLSKMLVIDASKRISVDEALQHPYINVWYDPTEVEAPPPAITDKQLDEREHTVDEWKELIYKEVLDWEERTKNGVIRGQPASIGAAVSSTSSTSPPRPSAFVNDVSSMSTDXDTDSSLETASAAAAAAAATATSPPLGCCR; this is encoded by the exons ATGAACCGGAACAAGCGTGAGAAGGAGTACTACAGCATAGATGTGGGGGACTCAACTTTTATGGTTTTAAAGCGCTACCAGAACCTCAGACCCATTGGATCCGGAGCACAGGGAATCGTCTG TTCTGCTTACGACCACAACTTTGAGAGGAACGTCGCCATCAAGAAGCTGAGCCGGCCGTTTCAGAATCAAACCCACGCCAAACGGGCCTACAGGGAGCTGGTGCTCATGAAATGTGTCAACCACAAGAAC ATAATCGGCCTATTAAATGTATTCACGCCACAGAAGACACTGGAAGAATTCCAAGACGT GTATCTAGTGATGGAGCTGATGGATGCCAACCTCTGCCAGGTGATTCAGATGGAGCTGGACCACGAGAGGCTGTCCTACCTGCTCTACCAGATGCTGTGTGGAATCAAACACCTGCACGCTGCCGGCATCATACACAGG GACCTGAAGCCCAGCAACATCGTGGTGAAGTCTGACTGCACACTGAAGATCCTGGACTTTGGCCTGGCCAGGACAGCCGCCACCGGCCTCCTCATGACGCCCTACGTGGTCACCCGCTACTACCGCGCCCCTGAGGTCATCCTGGGCATGGGCTACCAGGCCAATG ttgATGTCTGGTCTGTTGGCTGCATCATGGCTGAAATGGTCCGGGGTAGTGTGTTGTTTCCAGGCACTGATC ATATCGACCAGTGGAATAAGGTGATCGAGCAGCTGGGGACACCGTCTCAGGAGTTCCTGATGAAGCTCAACCAGTCGGTGAGGACCTACGTGGAGAACAGGCCACGGTATGCTGGCTACAGCTTTGAGAAGCTCTTCCCTGATGTCCTGTTCCCTGCAGACTCTGAACACAACAAACTGAAAG CGAGCCAAGCCCGAGACCTGCTGTCCAAGATGCTGGTAATAGACGCGTCCAAGCGGATCTCTGTGGACGAGGCTCTCCAGCACCCTTATATCAACGTGTGGTACGACCCGACTGAAGTGGAGGCA ccgCCACCCGCGATCACAGACAAGCAACTGGATGAGAGAGAGCACACAGTGGACGAGTGGAAAG AGTTGATATACAAAGAAGTGTTGGACTGGGAAGAAAGGACAAAGAATGGTGTCATCAGGGGACAGCCAGCATCCATAG GTGCAGCAGTGAGCAGCACCTCCAGCACCTCACCTCCACGTCCT TCTGCCTTCGTCAACGACGTCTCCTCCATGTCCACCG CCGACACTGACAGCAGCCTGGAGACGGCCagcgccgccgccgccgccgctgctgctaCAGCCACCAGCCCCCCCCTGGGCTGCTGCAGATGA